The following coding sequences lie in one Streptomyces xiamenensis genomic window:
- a CDS encoding SAM-dependent methyltransferase: protein MGEYGKDVRETAAAPEIDTSVPHSARIWNYWLGGKDNYEVDRTAGDQYAATFPGIFDIARVSRYFLHRTVRHLAGEAGIRQFLDVGTGLPTEDNTHEIAQRVAPDARIVYVDNDPLVLVHAQALLTSTPEGRTDYIDADLHDPARIIRLASRTLDLSRPVALILSDVMGHVPDDRRAQDVVRQLVGELPPGSYLMLSHGATTSQEVMEAQDDYNDSGAAPYRLRTLEQISRFFDGMDLVEPGVVPMPQWRPDLGELSPHPEGAGIGGLARVRG, encoded by the coding sequence ATGGGTGAGTACGGCAAGGACGTGCGGGAGACGGCGGCGGCACCGGAGATCGACACCTCGGTCCCGCACTCGGCCCGGATATGGAACTACTGGCTCGGCGGCAAGGACAACTACGAGGTCGACCGGACGGCGGGCGACCAGTACGCCGCGACCTTCCCCGGGATCTTCGACATCGCCCGGGTCAGCCGCTACTTCCTGCACCGCACCGTGCGCCACCTGGCGGGCGAGGCGGGCATCCGGCAGTTCCTCGACGTGGGCACCGGCCTGCCCACCGAGGACAACACCCACGAGATCGCCCAGCGCGTCGCCCCCGACGCGCGGATCGTGTACGTCGACAACGACCCGCTGGTGCTGGTGCACGCCCAGGCGCTGCTCACCTCGACCCCCGAGGGCCGCACCGATTACATCGACGCCGATCTCCACGACCCGGCCCGCATCATCCGGCTGGCCTCCCGCACCCTGGACCTCTCCCGGCCCGTCGCGCTGATCCTCTCCGACGTCATGGGGCATGTCCCCGACGACCGGCGGGCACAGGACGTGGTGCGGCAGCTGGTGGGCGAGCTGCCGCCGGGCAGCTATCTGATGCTGTCGCACGGCGCCACCACCTCCCAGGAGGTCATGGAGGCGCAGGACGACTACAACGACAGCGGCGCCGCCCCGTACCGGTTGCGCACCCTGGAACAGATCTCCCGGTTCTTCGACGGCATGGACCTGGTGGAGCCCGGCGTGGTGCCCATGCCCCAGTGGCGGCCCGATCTCGGTGAACTGAGCCCGCACCCCGAGGGTGCCGGGATCGGGGGG